In one Drosophila albomicans strain 15112-1751.03 chromosome X, ASM965048v2, whole genome shotgun sequence genomic region, the following are encoded:
- the LOC117573379 gene encoding uncharacterized protein LOC117573379 has product MTTSLPLPLPLLAIAATSAAASAAAASTSLPEEAKTFSDADVAEVRRVVQRILVPCVFVIGLLGNAVSICVLTRKRMRCTTNIYLTALAITDIAYLTFVLILSFQHYDYFKYQCELYWKLYGLMMWLCDACAYISIYIAVCFTIERFIAIRYPLKRQTFCTESLAKKVIAAVALFCLLTTLLTAFEHTYKINWQLMDDANRPCNQTLANVSPTPNPIQTTSGTPPPTTALLQPNEQQQPTATTATNRSGSANTHRYFEHFDLGSDPGSGSGSNNEHIPSRQQRLSRTTSDGEEVNAPATEPTTATTDSLLQLSRARRRFRRSKDNDIDIAIDIHSDSDSDVNFNYNYNNINSNSNSIDSAFEFNITHMCENRTVYNNIYSDLGNNELYITIWSLYSMVVFVLLPLLLLATFNCFLILLVHRSKNVRGDLTNASSIRRTKRKSSSGLKGSVSQENRVTITLIAVVLLFIVCQLPWAIYLILTQYVKIEMNIQRIAGNILNFLVAINAAANFFLYCVLSDKYRKTVRELITGYRYRHRHARNNISLYVPHTTTTLNGDGHSSAAAAAGGGGNSTTYNHNASSRRCRGKAAATGRLIA; this is encoded by the exons ATGACGACGtcattgccactgccactgcctcTGCTGGCGATAGCAGCGACGTCAGCAGCGGcgtcagcagcggcagcatcaACGTCGTTGCCAGAGGAGGCAAAAACGTTTTCGGATGCGGATGTGGCGGAAGTGCGGCGCGTTGTGCAACGCATTTTGGTGCCGTGCGTTTTTGTTATTGGACTATTGGGAAATGCAGTGAGCATTTGTGTTTTGACGCG GAAGCGCATGAGGTGCACCACAAACATTTATCTAACGGCTCTGGCAATTACGGACATTGCGTACCTGACctttgtattaatattatcATTTCAACACTACGATTATTTCAAATACCAATGCGAGCTCTACTGGAAGCTTTATGGGCTTATGATGTGGCTCTGTGATGCATGTG cgTACATCTCAATTTACATAGCCGTGTGCTTCACCATCGAGCGATTTATAGCGATACGCTATCCGCTCAAAAGACAAACATTCTGCACCGAGTCGCTGGCCAAGAAGGTAATAGCAG CCGTTGCTCTCTTCTGCCTGCTGACCACGCTCTTAACGGCATTCgagcacacatacaaaatCAATTGGCAATTGATGGATGACGCCAACCGGCCCTGCAATCAGACCCTGGCAAATGTGTCGCCCACGCCCAATCCAATCCAGACGACGTCCGGCACGCCGCCTCCGACCACAGCATTGCTGCAGCCgaatgagcagcagcaaccaacagcaactacagcaacCAATCGCAGCGGCAGCGCCAACACACACCGCTATTTCGAGCACTTTGATTTGGGCAGCGATcctggcagcggcagcggcagcaacaatg AGCACATTCCAAGTAGGCAGCAACGGTTAAGCAGAACAACATCTGACGGCGAAGAGGTGAATGCGCCAGCCACTGAGCCGACTACAGCGACCACGGACAGTTTGTTGCAGTTGTCACGTGCCAGACGCAGATTCAGACGCAGCAAggacaacgacatcgacatcgccatcgacatccacagcgacagcgacagcgatgTCAAtttcaactacaactacaacaacatcaacagcaacagcaacagcatcgacAGCGCATTCGAATTTAACATTACGCATATGTGTGAAAAC AGAACTGTATACAATAACATATACTCGGATCTGGGCAACAATGAGCTGTACATTACCATCTGGAGTCTCTACTCGATGGTTGTGTTTGTGCTGCTGCCACTTTTGTTGCTTGCCACCTTCAACTGTTTCCTCATCCTGCTCGTGCATCGCTCGAAGAATGTGCGCGGAGATCTGACCAATGCCAGCAGCATACGTCGCACCAAG CGGAAATCGAGTTCGGGCCTCAAGGGAAGCGTTTCGCAAGAGAATCGTGTGACAATCACACTGATTGCCGTTGTGCTGCTGTTCATCGTCTGCCAGCTGCCATGGGCAATTTATTTGATACTCACACAGTATGTGAAAATTGAGATGAACATCCAGAGGATTGCtgggaatattttgaattttctggTTGCCATCAATGCGGCAGCgaattttttcttatattgcGTGCTGTCGGACAAGTATCGGAAGACGGTCCGTGAGCTGATCACCGGCTATCGTTATCGGCATCGGCATGCACGCAACAATATCAGTCTCTACGTGCCCCACACAACAACCACACTCAATGGCGATGGACACagttcggctgctgctgctgctggtggtggtggcaaCTCAACCACATACAACCACAATGCGAGCAGTCGACGGTGTCGTGGCAAAGCTGCGGCCACAGGGCGTTTAATTGCGTGA